Part of the Hemitrygon akajei chromosome 16, sHemAka1.3, whole genome shotgun sequence genome is shown below.
ctggacttatttccactgggcatgattaacttaatattatttaattatttatggttgatattgctatatttctacactattcttgattggtgcggctgtaacgaaacccaatttccctcgggatcaataaagtatgtaggtctgtctgtctgtcggtCATTGGGACTGTGGGTGCCAAGGAGCGGATGAGATGAGGCTGCCCTTCCTGCCATCGCCACTGGGGGGCGGGAACGGGCAATGGGCCTTGGGTCTCCGCTGAAGCCTGAAGTATCGTAGGGAACCAGCCCGTGTCAAGCGCAGGGAATGCCCTCACCGCCCAACCCGAAACCTTGCTCAGACACGATGAGGCCTGCCTGCTGCCTCGGGATGTGCCCGGAGCGGGAGCGGTCCGAGCGCCAGAAGCAGGGTCGGCTGCACCGGCTGGAGCTGGTGACGGGAGCGGCGGTGAAGGAGTGGAGGCGGCCGGCGGCAGGTTGCGAGGCGGTGGCCCCGGGGGATCTGCGGCCGCCCGCCGTGCTGCTACAGACGGTGAGGCACCTAATGGAGGAGGTGGTGCCGCGGGCCGAGCTGGGCCCCGAGCCCGAGCCCTGGCCCGTGGTCCACGACTTCGTGATGGACCGGCTTCGCAGCGTCCGCCAGGACCTGGCCGCCCAGCGGCTCGGGGGAGGCGCGGCCGCCGCCATCCTGGAGCAGAGTCTCCGCTTCCTGCTCGTCGGCCCGCCGCCCTACCACCCCCGGCCTAGGGAGCCCGGCTCCATCGATGCCCAGGTGCGCGAGTGCTTCAGCCGCCTACTCGCCACGTACAGCGAGGGCGAGCATAAAAACCAGGCGGAGTTCGAGGCCCTAGCACTGCTGTACGACCTCGGTACGTGGAGGGTTGGAGGAAAGAGGGgaaggggtggtgggggtggtggtcTAGAGTCGCATAGCACGGAACTCAGGCCCTTCAGGTCCCATCTCCTTGATGCCGACCAAGATGCCTATTCAAGCATTTGGTTCATAATctcctaaacctttcctattggtgtacctgtccaactgtcttttaaatgttattaaagTGTGCCTACCTTAACAACAACCGCTGACAGTGCATTACCCTGACTCTGTGAAacaaaaagttgcccctcaagctCCTATTAAATCtgccccctctcactttaaactgaCATCCTCCAGTTTCCAAACACTAGGGAAACTAGGAAAAAAAACtatttttttctgagctccatatacctgtccaggagtctcttaaaagacactatcgtatcttcaccaccgtcgctggcagcccattccacgcactcaccactctctgcgtaaaaaagaaaacaacttacccctgatacagcctctgtacctacttccaagcactgtgccctctcgtgctagctatttcagccctgggaaaaagcctctgactatatgatcaatgcctctcatcatcttatacacctctatcaggtcactctcatcctccgtcactccaaggaaaaaaggccgagctcactcaacctattctcataaggcatgctccccaatccaggtaacattcttgtaaatctcctctgcaccctttctatggtttccacatccttcctgtagtgaggtgaccagaactgagcacagtacttcgtggggtctgagcagggtcctatacagctgcaacattacctctcgactcctaaactcAACCCCACGTTTGATGAAGGCCTATtcacagtatgccttcttaatcacagaatcaacttgtgcagctgctttgagcgtcctgtggactcagatcccgatccttctgatcctccacactgccaagagtcttaccattaatactatattctgccgtcatagCAGTACTCACTGCCTCTACTGATGAATGGCAGCATGTCAGAAAGGACAGCCCAAGAAACAATCAGCCAACATCTCCCTTTGCTTCATACTATCAAGCCAGTTGTCCCCGGATTCCACGTGATCTAACCTTTCAGAGCAGCCGATCGATCACCTGgaatcttatcaaaggccttactgaagtccttgTAGACCCTGTTCTCATCGACCTTCTTGGTCACACATCAAAAATCAAATTCATaagacatgatctaccatgcaaACAGCTGTGCTGACTACTCCAAATTAATCCCTATCTTTCCAGATGCATATGTACCTTAtccctcagaatcctctccagtaactaACTTACCACAGATGTtgggcttactggtctataatcctCAGGTTTCTCTTTGCAGTTCCTTAATTGAAGACTCATCTTCTACTACCCTCCAGTCTTCCGGCACCTCACCAGTGGTTAAcaacaatgcaaatatctcaGCCAGGTTTCAACAATTTCTTCTCAAGCCTCCCAGTATGTCGTCAGGCCTCAGAGGTTTGTCGATCTTCCTACATGTTAAGATGTCAGCAACTCCTCTAATGTGGTCGATGCCCAATGCCCATTAACTTTCCCTAATTCCCGGGTCTTCACATCTTTTCTCCAGGGTAAAAACAGAGGAGGAACATACATTGAAGACCTTGCCATCTTGTGTCGTTGCAAACATGGATGtcctctttgtttttttttgagggTCCCATTCTCTTCCTGGTAACTATTTTTCTATAAATATACTATAAAATATATTTGAATTTTTGTAGTCTTCTCTGCCAAAGCTGTCTCATGCCCCCTTTTTGGTCTTCTGATTTACTTTTTTGAGTTTACTCCTGCAGCCCCTATTCTTCTCCATGGATTTGCATGATCCCAGCCACCTGTACCTGACCCTTGCCTCCTTTATCCTGGCCAGGGCTTCAATATCTTGTATGGTCCAGGGTTCCTTGCTTGTGGCTTTTCACTCTTAAGAGGAACATGCAGGCCTTGAGTTCTCACTTCCTCATTTTTAGAAAGCTCCCACTTGCCTGTGGTCTCTTTGCCCACAAACATACTGCTCCAATCAACCTTGGCAAGCTACTTTTTCATACCTTCCAAATTCCTGTTGTCCCAGATTAGACCATGAACATGTGAAAGAGTTCTGTCCCTTTCATAGCttaatggcataattctgcttctatgtctctgGTCTTTCCATAGCTACTTTAAAACTGATCAGTAATCCCTCATTGGTCATCTCAGTCACTTGCCCCACCCTATTATCCAAGCTTTGCCCCTCTCTGGTGGGATCCTCTATaatctcagtggccattttattaggtatcttCTGTACGTAATAAGTGACCTCTGagtatatgtttgtggtcttctgctgctgtagcccatttacGTCTAGGTTTGATGTAGTGTGAGTTcagcgatgctcttctgcacaccaatgcTGTAaagtgtgattatttgagttagtgtcacctttctgtcaaattgaacctgtctggccattctcctctgacctctcaataacaaggcctttttgcccacaaaactgctgctcactgggtttttttttaaatttttgcaccattctctgtaaactctggagactgttttgcgtgaaaatcccaggagttcagcagtttctgagatactcaatccaccctgtctggcaccaacaatcactccacggtcaaagtcacttagatcgcatttgTTCTCCGTTCTGATGTGTGGTCTGAACGACTGAATTTCtagaccacatctgcatgcttttatgcattgagttgtcgttgcagtagtgtagcagttagcacaacgctatcacagctcagggcattcccgAGTTTAATTCCAACACTATTCTGTGGTGAGACTGTGTCCTTCCTGTGAAATGTGtgggtctccccccccccccccatgccccatgttctggtttcctcccacagtccagagacatacCGGGTAGATTAACTGATCattggggttgctgggacagttgGCTCAAAGGGCCCATTCTGCGCCAtattgttaaataaataaatatgatttGCTGATTAGAGTTTTGCATTAATAAGCCACGTGTACAgctatacctaataaaatggtgaTTGAGTGCATATTGCCAAGGGAAACTTTCCAGAGCACACTTACATTCCACCCATCTCTGCCCTGAACTTCATAGCAGTCCCAGCCAATGGTAGGAaatttaaaatcccctactatgacAAGCCTGTCTGCACAATCTCCCTGCATGTTTGTTTCTTGAATTCCCACTGACTAATTGCGGCCCATAGTGCAACCACAACACGGTGACCAACCCCTTCTTATTTCTCAGCTCCATCATAAAGCCTCACTGGATGATCCTTCAATAATTTCATCTCTCTCTACTGCTGTGATGTTCCCCTTAAGCAAAAATGTTGAGGGTAGGGAGCGGGCAGTGGGTGAGCGGTTGTAGAGGGGTGAGGGGTGCAGTGCTACATATATAGaaaggagggtggggaggggagatgggTGAGGGTGTGATAAATAGCGTGGAGgttggtggaagttgtggagagggagggggttgACGGTATGGGGAGGGTAGTAGGGGATTGGTgctggggagggtgtgtgtgaggaatggagatggggggGTATTTCAGATGTGAGTCAtggggaggggggtgtggtgaggaAGGGAGAATGGAAAATCAAATAAAATATTTCATATGCTGGTAATCTAAAATAAATCCAGAAAATTctgcaaacactcagcaggtcaggcagcatctatggagagagaaacagttaacatttcaggccaaagacCTTTCCCCAGCGTGGTAGGCTGAGTAGAAGCAGACTTGTTGTGGAGGGATTGAGAGGAAGGAGGTGGTGGGGAAGGGTCAATGGGAGAGACGTGAGCCCAGGCCCTGTGGGAGGGATTGAGAGGAAGGAGGTTGTGGGGAAGGGTCAGTGGGAGAGATGTGAGCccagaccctgtgggagggaTTGAGAGGAAGGAGGTGGTGGGGAAGGGTCAATGGGAGAGACGTGAGCCCAGGCCCTGTGGGAGGGATTGAGAGGAAGGAGGTTGTGGGGAAGGGTCAGTGGGAGAGATGTGAGCccagaccctgtgggagggaTTGAGAGGAAGGAGGTGGTGGGGAAGGGTCAGTGGGAGAGACGTGAGCCCAGATGCCCTGGGGGGAATGGAGAAGAAGGAGGCAAttgggaggggaggagtgggttAGGGAGGGGTTTTTGGGAGAGATGTGAGTTTAGACCCGCTCTGGCACAGTGTGCACAGACTCTGTCTTGCGTCCCCAGGATCGGATAAAGCTTTGCATCGTGCCTTGCAGTTGCCTGCCCGCATCCAAGACTCGCCTGAGATGAAAGTGGCGTTTTCCATTAACCGTGCCTTGGCCGAGGGGAACTACGTGCGCTGCCTGCGTGTGGTGCgtcacctccccttcctggagAGCTGTGCCATCTATCGACACATCTCGATGCTCCGACACCGATTGCTTCGTGCATTTAGCCACGGTTATAGTTGCCGCAACTGTCGCTACCCTCTCCGGACTCTGGTGGAACTGCTGGCTGTGGACTCTCAGGACATTGCCACTGACCTCTGCCAACGACACGGTCAGCAGGTGACGGGTGACTCAGTCTGTTTCCAGAAGAGCAGCTACAGGGACCCTGACACCAATCCTGGACTTGA
Proteins encoded:
- the sac3d1 gene encoding SAC3 domain-containing protein 1 yields the protein MPSPPNPKPCSDTMRPACCLGMCPERERSERQKQGRLHRLELVTGAAVKEWRRPAAGCEAVAPGDLRPPAVLLQTVRHLMEEVVPRAELGPEPEPWPVVHDFVMDRLRSVRQDLAAQRLGGGAAAAILEQSLRFLLVGPPPYHPRPREPGSIDAQVRECFSRLLATYSEGEHKNQAEFEALALLYDLGSDKALHRALQLPARIQDSPEMKVAFSINRALAEGNYVRCLRVVRHLPFLESCAIYRHISMLRHRLLRAFSHGYSCRNCRYPLRTLVELLAVDSQDIATDLCQRHGQQVTGDSVCFQKSSYRDPDTNPGLEELELVTRKQGNRTRSSIIQGHRVTATEL